The following proteins are encoded in a genomic region of Cryptomeria japonica chromosome 11, Sugi_1.0, whole genome shotgun sequence:
- the LOC131041707 gene encoding glutathione S-transferase F12-like → MVVKLFGCSYASCSRRVLACLIEKDIEFETLSVDINKGEQKKPEFLALQPFGKVPVVQDGSLMLFDSRAIIRYYAEKFGGEGTCLLGKTLEERAFIDVMVIAFAWSSTSAITGCEASWLSVIGLSSGARVAFFNIYS, encoded by the exons ATGGTTGTAAAGCTATTTGGATGTAGCTATGCCTCCTGCAGCAGAAGGGTTCTCGCATGCTTGATAGAGAAAGATATTGAGTTCGAAACTTTGTCTGTTGATATAAATAAAGGGGAGCAGAAAAAACCAGAGTTCCTGGCCTTACAA CCTTTTGGAAAAGTTCCGGTTGTCCAGGATGGAAGTCTCATGCTGTTTG ACTCAAGGGCTATCATAAGGTACTATGCTGAAAAATTTGGAGGAGAGGGAACTTGTCTGCTGGGAAAGACTTTGGAGGAGAGAGCATTTATAGATGTCATGGTAATTGCATTTGCCTGGTCTTCAACCTCAGCTATTACAGGTTGTGAGGCATCTTGGTTGTCAGTCATAGGACTAAGTTCAGGTGCAAGAGTCGCCTTCTTCAACATATATtcatga